From a region of the Halanaerobium hydrogeniformans genome:
- a CDS encoding IS30-like element ISHahy10 family transposase, with translation MAHTKDNTTTQRTFKHLSSYERGKIAALLQEGYSQRKIAEKLGRNHSTINREIKRGTTTQLNYDLSTYEQYFPETGQAVFEKNRSHCGNKSKLLKVESFLQHAEKMILKNDWSPDVVVGHALKNNEFTKDEMVSTKTLYNYIDQNLLDVKNIDLQLKVRRKQRDPNKRKHKRLQGKSIEERPETVDDRKEFGHWEIDTVRGTRTKDNVLLTITERSTRQHLIRLLEDKSSAAVDQAIKKLKVQFSNVFKKVFKTITADNGTEFANLYNHDVDVYYAHPYSAWERGTNERHNGLIRRFIPKGEQISNYTEKQIRRIQNWCNNYPRKLLDYSTPNELFQKELQAIINPV, from the coding sequence ATGGCTCATACTAAAGATAATACCACAACTCAAAGAACTTTTAAACATCTTTCTTCTTATGAAAGAGGTAAAATTGCTGCTCTTCTGCAAGAAGGATACTCTCAAAGAAAGATTGCTGAAAAGCTAGGCAGAAATCACAGCACTATTAATCGTGAAATTAAAAGAGGTACTACAACTCAACTTAACTATGATCTGTCTACTTATGAACAGTATTTCCCTGAAACTGGTCAAGCTGTCTTTGAGAAAAATCGTTCTCACTGCGGTAATAAATCTAAATTGCTTAAAGTGGAATCTTTTCTACAACATGCTGAAAAAATGATCTTGAAAAATGATTGGTCTCCAGATGTTGTTGTTGGACACGCTCTAAAAAATAATGAATTTACTAAAGATGAAATGGTATCCACTAAAACTCTCTATAATTATATAGATCAAAATTTATTAGATGTTAAAAATATTGATCTTCAACTTAAAGTTCGCAGAAAACAAAGAGATCCTAATAAAAGAAAGCATAAAAGACTTCAGGGTAAAAGTATTGAAGAAAGACCAGAAACAGTTGATGATCGAAAAGAATTCGGCCACTGGGAAATTGATACCGTCAGAGGTACTAGAACTAAAGATAATGTCCTTTTAACTATTACTGAAAGATCCACTCGTCAGCATTTAATTAGACTCTTAGAAGATAAGAGCTCTGCTGCTGTAGATCAAGCAATTAAGAAACTTAAAGTTCAATTTTCTAATGTTTTTAAAAAGGTATTTAAAACCATTACAGCTGATAATGGAACTGAATTTGCTAATTTATATAATCATGATGTTGATGTTTACTATGCTCATCCTTATTCAGCCTGGGAAAGAGGCACTAATGAAAGACATAATGGTCTCATTAGAAGATTCATTCCTAAAGGAGAACAAATAAGCAACTATACAGAAAAACAGATTCGGAGAATACAAAATTGGTGTAATAATTATCCAAGAAAATTATTGGATTATTCTACTCCAAATGAATTATTCCAAAAAGAACTTCAAGCTATTATTAACCCTGTTTAA
- the gyrB gene encoding DNA topoisomerase (ATP-hydrolyzing) subunit B produces METLFDKTDYNADQIQVLKGLEAVRKRPGMYIGSTGIKGLHHLVWEVVDNSIDEFLAGYGDEIKVTIHENNEITVEDYGRGIPADIHKDSGLPAVQVVLTTLHAGGKFNNNSYKVSGGLHGVGVSVVNALSEKLVLTTHWEGNKYRQVFKKGVPTSKLEKLGKTKRSGTVIRFKADSDIFAARDYKFENLAHRLQESAYLNKDLTLILIDERGEGEKKKVFQYDGGIKAFVEFLNKDRNVINEDIIYFESKPEDYEVEMAIQYNDGYNERIYSYANNINTIDGGYHLTGFKTALTRAINNFAKNNNRLPAKISSLRGKDVREGITAIINVKLPEPQFEGQTKTKLGNSELRSIVESEVYEYLSLYFDTNPDLANKVIDKAVQAVRARKASKKARELTKRKSALNSNALPGKLADCSSKKAEKSELFIVEGDSAGGSAKQGRDRNFQAILPLKGKILNVERARLDKILNNTEIASIITALGAGIGEDFNIKNLRYHKIIIMTDADVDGAHIATLILTLFYRYMPELIEEGYIYLAKPPLYKVSRGKSTKYLYSDQELAEYKKKHENFSLQRYKGLGEMNPRQLWDTTMDPENRVLLRVEIDDDFEADDIFTRLMGSNASLRKEFIFNNAELVQTIDF; encoded by the coding sequence ATGGAAACACTTTTTGATAAAACAGATTATAATGCTGATCAAATACAGGTATTAAAGGGTCTAGAAGCAGTTAGAAAAAGGCCTGGTATGTATATAGGGAGTACAGGAATCAAAGGTCTACACCACCTTGTGTGGGAGGTAGTTGATAATAGTATAGATGAGTTTTTAGCAGGTTATGGAGATGAAATCAAAGTAACAATTCATGAGAATAATGAGATAACTGTTGAGGATTATGGGAGAGGTATTCCAGCAGATATCCATAAAGACAGTGGTCTACCTGCAGTTCAGGTTGTTTTAACCACCTTACATGCAGGAGGTAAATTTAATAATAACAGTTATAAAGTTTCTGGTGGTTTACATGGAGTAGGTGTTTCAGTTGTAAATGCACTTTCAGAAAAACTTGTTTTAACCACTCACTGGGAAGGCAATAAATATAGACAGGTTTTTAAAAAAGGAGTTCCAACTTCCAAGCTTGAAAAACTGGGCAAAACTAAGCGTAGTGGTACAGTGATAAGATTTAAAGCCGATAGTGATATTTTTGCGGCAAGAGATTATAAGTTTGAGAATCTTGCCCATAGATTACAGGAATCTGCTTATTTAAATAAAGATTTAACTTTAATTTTAATTGATGAAAGAGGAGAAGGCGAAAAGAAAAAAGTCTTCCAATATGATGGTGGCATTAAAGCCTTTGTTGAATTCTTAAATAAAGATAGAAACGTTATTAATGAAGATATAATTTATTTTGAATCTAAGCCAGAAGATTATGAAGTAGAAATGGCCATACAATACAACGATGGTTATAATGAGAGAATTTATTCTTATGCAAATAATATTAACACAATAGATGGTGGCTATCATTTAACAGGTTTTAAAACAGCTCTCACAAGAGCAATTAATAACTTTGCAAAAAATAATAATCGCTTACCGGCAAAAATTTCTTCTTTAAGAGGTAAAGATGTTAGAGAGGGTATTACTGCTATTATCAATGTAAAATTACCAGAACCTCAATTTGAGGGTCAAACCAAAACCAAACTTGGTAATAGTGAACTTAGAAGTATAGTAGAAAGTGAAGTATATGAATATCTAAGCCTTTATTTTGACACCAATCCTGATCTAGCAAATAAAGTTATTGATAAAGCTGTACAGGCTGTTAGAGCTCGTAAAGCATCAAAAAAAGCTAGAGAACTTACTAAAAGAAAGAGTGCTTTGAATTCAAATGCTCTGCCGGGTAAATTAGCGGATTGCAGCAGCAAAAAAGCAGAAAAGAGCGAACTCTTTATAGTTGAGGGAGATTCTGCTGGTGGTTCTGCAAAACAGGGTAGAGACCGTAATTTTCAGGCCATTCTGCCACTTAAAGGTAAAATTTTAAATGTTGAAAGGGCAAGGCTTGATAAGATATTAAATAATACTGAAATTGCTTCAATAATCACTGCTTTAGGAGCAGGTATTGGAGAAGATTTTAATATTAAAAATTTACGCTATCATAAAATTATTATTATGACCGATGCTGATGTAGATGGTGCTCATATTGCTACTTTAATTTTAACTCTTTTTTATAGATATATGCCGGAGTTAATAGAGGAAGGCTATATTTATCTTGCTAAACCACCCCTTTACAAAGTTAGTAGAGGAAAATCTACAAAGTATTTATACAGTGATCAAGAATTAGCAGAATATAAGAAAAAACATGAAAATTTTTCACTGCAGCGCTACAAAGGATTGGGAGAAATGAATCCTCGTCAGCTGTGGGATACAACTATGGATCCAGAAAACAGGGTTTTATTACGAGTAGAAATTGACGATGATTTTGAAGCTGATGATATATTTACCCGTTTAATGGGTTCTAATGCTTCTTTACGCAAAGAATTTATTTTTAATAATGCAGAATTAGTCCAAACTATAGATTTTTAA
- the gyrA gene encoding DNA gyrase subunit A, giving the protein MSEEIYPIAIEDKMKDAYLNYSLSVIVGRALPDVRDGLKPVHRRILYAARELGLLHNKAHKKSARLVGEVLGKFHPHGDSAVYDALVRMAQDFNQRYQLIDGHGNFGSIDGDSAAAMRYTETKLTEVAESLLENIDEETVKFRDNFDGTLQEPEVLPSKIPNLLINGSSGIAVGMSTSIPPHNLAEVIDAVLHLLEYPNARLDTIIKNHLPGPDFPTGASIVGNEGIKSAYENGKGKIILRAKSKIEKEGRHKNIIITEIPYQLNKSKLIEEIAELVNKSKLTSVSDLRDESDKDGIRILIALKSGADPELTLNRLYKYTSMQSSFRINLLALDNKKPKVMGLLEILNHFIEFRKEVIKNHTKYNLNKSENRFHILEGLKIAINKLDLVIQIIRNSNEKSEAKAKLVEQLNISEVQAQSILQMQLQRLVGMEIEKLEAEKTELAAKIKEYKKILTEEKTLKEYLKNELKEMKDKFADKRRTTIIEDDEKAEINKQDLIKEKEAVVSLSYRGIIKRNEEYSNLRAAKNDYLISTVKGSSLDQLLFFSDHGEVYNLQVHELEEHHGLATGDNLSKYMQLPLEENIISLNILSKKNKQNNFYVFVTESGQIKRTAAKEYETNYSHIRAIKLDNDKLINVEKAEEKDQIMIISQNGYAIRFKGKSFSSTGRNTMGSKAIKLAKNDKVTAFSIFNKNKYLVSVTETGRANKIKLSQFRLQKRNGRGQRIFSNQNYKLAGAAFCEENEKILIAAKNGEMYTVEVDKIPETSPGGNMYQITKNIDFEKITRVKKILIPDD; this is encoded by the coding sequence ATGAGTGAAGAAATTTATCCAATTGCGATTGAAGATAAAATGAAAGATGCTTATTTAAACTACTCGTTAAGTGTTATTGTTGGAAGAGCTCTTCCGGATGTTAGAGATGGTTTAAAACCTGTCCACAGAAGAATTTTATATGCAGCAAGAGAACTGGGGTTATTACATAATAAAGCCCATAAAAAATCTGCCCGGCTTGTTGGAGAGGTTCTTGGTAAGTTCCATCCGCATGGAGATTCTGCTGTTTATGATGCTCTTGTTCGGATGGCCCAGGATTTTAATCAGCGCTATCAGTTAATAGATGGTCATGGTAATTTTGGTTCTATTGATGGCGATAGTGCTGCAGCAATGCGTTATACTGAAACAAAATTAACGGAAGTTGCTGAATCACTTTTAGAAAATATTGACGAAGAAACTGTTAAATTTAGAGATAACTTTGATGGTACCCTTCAGGAACCGGAAGTTTTACCGTCTAAAATACCCAATCTTTTGATTAATGGCTCAAGTGGTATTGCGGTTGGAATGAGCACCTCTATTCCACCTCATAACTTAGCTGAGGTTATAGATGCTGTGCTGCATTTACTTGAATATCCAAATGCTCGTCTGGATACAATTATTAAAAATCATCTTCCCGGTCCAGATTTCCCAACTGGGGCCAGTATTGTTGGTAATGAAGGTATAAAAAGCGCCTATGAAAATGGTAAAGGAAAAATCATTTTAAGAGCCAAAAGTAAAATTGAAAAAGAGGGCAGACATAAAAATATTATTATCACAGAAATTCCCTATCAATTAAATAAATCAAAACTAATTGAGGAAATAGCTGAGCTCGTTAATAAATCTAAATTAACTTCTGTTTCTGATTTGCGGGATGAATCAGACAAAGATGGGATCAGAATATTAATAGCTTTAAAAAGCGGTGCTGATCCAGAATTAACTTTAAACAGACTCTATAAATATACTTCAATGCAGAGTAGTTTTAGAATTAATCTTTTAGCACTTGATAATAAAAAGCCTAAAGTGATGGGACTACTTGAAATTTTAAATCATTTTATAGAATTTCGTAAAGAAGTTATCAAAAACCACACTAAATATAACTTAAATAAATCAGAAAATCGCTTTCATATTCTAGAAGGTTTAAAAATCGCAATAAATAAACTTGATTTAGTAATCCAAATTATTAGAAATTCTAATGAAAAAAGTGAAGCCAAAGCTAAGCTTGTTGAACAGTTAAATATTTCTGAAGTTCAAGCGCAATCAATACTACAAATGCAGTTACAGAGATTAGTTGGAATGGAAATAGAGAAGTTAGAAGCTGAAAAAACTGAACTGGCAGCAAAAATCAAGGAATACAAAAAGATTTTAACTGAAGAAAAAACTTTAAAAGAATATTTAAAAAATGAGTTAAAGGAAATGAAAGATAAATTCGCAGATAAACGTAGAACTACTATTATCGAAGATGATGAAAAAGCAGAAATTAATAAACAGGATTTAATCAAGGAGAAAGAAGCTGTTGTCTCCCTCTCTTATAGGGGAATAATTAAAAGAAATGAAGAGTATTCTAATTTAAGAGCAGCTAAAAATGACTATTTAATTTCAACTGTCAAGGGATCTTCACTTGATCAATTGTTATTCTTTAGTGATCACGGGGAGGTCTATAATCTTCAGGTCCATGAACTGGAAGAACATCACGGTTTAGCTACAGGTGATAATTTATCTAAATATATGCAGCTTCCTCTTGAAGAAAATATTATTTCTTTAAACATACTTTCAAAAAAGAATAAGCAAAATAACTTTTATGTTTTTGTTACAGAATCGGGGCAGATTAAAAGAACTGCAGCTAAAGAATATGAGACAAATTACAGTCATATTAGAGCAATTAAGCTTGATAATGATAAGCTGATAAATGTTGAAAAAGCTGAGGAAAAAGACCAAATAATGATAATTTCTCAAAATGGTTATGCAATTAGATTTAAAGGAAAAAGTTTTTCCAGTACAGGTCGTAATACAATGGGCAGTAAGGCAATAAAACTTGCCAAAAATGATAAAGTAACTGCTTTTTCAATCTTTAATAAAAATAAATATCTTGTTTCTGTAACTGAAACAGGAAGAGCTAATAAAATAAAATTAAGCCAATTTAGATTGCAAAAAAGAAATGGTAGAGGCCAAAGAATCTTCTCCAATCAAAATTATAAATTAGCAGGAGCAGCTTTTTGTGAGGAAAATGAAAAAATATTAATCGCTGCAAAAAATGGCGAAATGTATACAGTAGAGGTAGATAAAATACCAGAAACATCTCCCGGTGGTAATATGTATCAGATAACTAAGAATATCGATTTTGAAAAAATAACAAGAGTAAAAAAGATTCTCATCCCAGATGATTAA
- a CDS encoding cell wall hydrolase, which yields MQKISFKKIIIGLSFILIINSIFIPILYPVNRARASSSIDKEDLYTGLGLVFLLVAFGSSRSRNSSSPEININRDDIEKRGSFSAEDVQILASIIHAEARGESYKGKVAVGGVVLNRVYHPSFPNTIKDVVYQSGQFTPVENGMINITPNNESIQAAYEAIDGNDPSQGSIYFYNPDKSVNPGFFARREKVVRIGNHVFLK from the coding sequence ATGCAAAAAATATCCTTTAAAAAAATTATTATAGGCTTGAGTTTCATCTTGATTATTAATAGTATATTTATTCCTATTCTTTATCCGGTAAATAGGGCGAGAGCATCAAGCTCAATTGATAAAGAAGACCTTTATACTGGCCTTGGTTTAGTTTTTTTATTAGTTGCCTTTGGTAGCAGCAGAAGCAGAAATAGTTCCAGTCCAGAAATCAATATTAATAGAGATGATATTGAAAAAAGAGGAAGTTTTAGTGCAGAAGATGTGCAGATACTAGCAAGTATCATCCATGCTGAAGCTAGAGGTGAAAGCTATAAAGGCAAAGTTGCAGTTGGTGGAGTGGTTTTAAATAGAGTTTATCATCCTTCTTTTCCTAATACAATCAAAGATGTTGTTTATCAATCAGGTCAGTTCACACCGGTTGAGAATGGTATGATAAATATAACTCCAAACAATGAATCGATTCAGGCAGCTTATGAGGCAATAGATGGTAATGATCCCAGTCAGGGAAGTATCTATTTTTATAATCCTGATAAATCAGTTAATCCCGGCTTTTTTGCTCGCCGAGAAAAAGTAGTAAGAATAGGAAACCATGTGTTTTTAAAATAG
- a CDS encoding S-layer homology domain-containing protein, producing MKIKNIIILALIFTFIFSFGAAAQEFEDVPRDHWAYDSVQTLAERGYLSLYAGEDFDGDESVTRYELAEIIANMLDNMVAGGGELTEEDVDIIRELSLEFRDELVAVAQNQREFEDRINEIEDQNKIQDEDISDVNIRVSDLKEELTVMSNQIETLASLEEQLEGDETFVDIQERQQMSLSRIEDLETRVAQLESGVDPEDADLRGRAGLDSINTGYIIGGLALLALIL from the coding sequence ATGAAAATAAAAAATATAATTATCTTAGCTTTAATCTTCACTTTTATCTTTAGTTTTGGAGCAGCAGCCCAGGAATTTGAAGATGTTCCAAGAGATCACTGGGCTTATGATAGTGTTCAAACTCTAGCTGAAAGAGGTTATTTGAGCTTATATGCAGGTGAAGATTTCGATGGTGACGAAAGTGTTACAAGATATGAGTTAGCTGAAATTATAGCTAACATGCTTGATAATATGGTAGCTGGTGGAGGAGAACTTACTGAAGAAGATGTTGATATAATTAGAGAACTTTCACTTGAATTTAGAGATGAATTGGTAGCTGTAGCTCAAAACCAAAGAGAATTTGAAGACAGAATTAATGAAATTGAAGATCAAAATAAAATTCAAGATGAAGATATTTCAGATGTTAACATAAGAGTATCTGATCTCAAGGAAGAGTTAACAGTAATGTCTAATCAGATTGAAACTTTAGCCAGTTTAGAAGAACAGCTTGAAGGTGATGAAACTTTTGTTGATATTCAAGAAAGACAGCAAATGAGTTTATCAAGAATTGAAGATTTAGAAACTAGAGTTGCTCAACTCGAATCTGGTGTTGATCCTGAAGATGCTGATTTAAGAGGAAGAGCTGGATTAGATTCAATTAATACTGGCTATATAATTGGTGGCCTTGCATTATTGGCTCTAATTTTATAA
- a CDS encoding TonB family protein, with protein sequence MPNKNDQNKLLKYIILSLIFHLIIIYIIPIGFMHGSAQSNGQLSDYRYIQMVDYQPSLPDVDQVEPEAEAEAEEEEVVEEEIDEVDDPVEEEIDEVDDPVEEEIEEQVIEEDIEIEEEEIIVDEPSEEIAEEAVEDIIEEDIAEEVQEIIAAEESELEIEIDQDQDTASDTEQIEQEESETQQESEVEQESETVEETAVEEEPPPPPPPTSGDLVNLIVAPAFPKDLVGSRSEGVVKLSAEVSRQGEIREVDIVESSGYESMDRVAAITIERGWTFKEYQQPYRIPVTVEYYIDDSDNTQVEVELGEIQFISGGE encoded by the coding sequence ATGCCGAATAAAAATGATCAAAATAAATTACTTAAATATATAATTCTTTCACTTATCTTTCATTTGATAATTATTTATATTATTCCAATTGGCTTTATGCATGGTAGTGCACAGAGCAATGGTCAATTAAGTGATTATAGATATATTCAAATGGTAGATTATCAACCTTCTCTGCCTGATGTAGATCAAGTGGAGCCTGAAGCTGAAGCAGAAGCGGAAGAAGAGGAAGTAGTGGAAGAAGAAATTGATGAAGTTGATGATCCGGTTGAAGAAGAAATTGATGAAGTTGATGATCCGGTTGAAGAAGAAATCGAAGAACAAGTGATTGAAGAAGATATTGAAATTGAAGAAGAAGAGATTATTGTTGATGAGCCATCTGAAGAAATTGCTGAAGAAGCAGTTGAGGATATAATTGAAGAAGATATCGCAGAAGAGGTTCAAGAAATTATAGCTGCTGAAGAAAGTGAATTGGAAATTGAAATAGATCAGGATCAGGATACAGCATCAGATACTGAGCAGATTGAGCAAGAAGAAAGTGAAACTCAACAGGAAAGTGAAGTAGAGCAGGAAAGTGAAACTGTAGAAGAAACTGCAGTTGAAGAAGAACCACCACCTCCACCTCCTCCAACCTCAGGAGATTTAGTTAATCTGATAGTAGCACCTGCTTTTCCAAAAGATTTAGTTGGAAGTAGATCTGAAGGTGTAGTTAAATTAAGTGCTGAAGTATCCAGGCAGGGTGAAATTAGAGAAGTTGATATTGTAGAATCATCTGGTTATGAATCAATGGATCGAGTTGCTGCAATAACAATTGAAAGAGGCTGGACATTTAAAGAATATCAACAGCCTTATCGGATACCTGTTACAGTAGAATATTATATTGATGATTCAGACAATACTCAAGTTGAGGTTGAACTTGGAGAAATACAATTCATTTCAGGAGGTGAGTAA
- a CDS encoding ExbD/TolR family protein → MFKSTLKKKSSINIIPMVDVIFFLLVFFMLFTTFRTNPQGIDMQLPTAVTATDQSETNFIVEIDADGSYYFEGETLTLAQIISEAELRNQDNEGQLTIIISADKETRYDNVVALIDQMRDAGIYRLALAAEKDGS, encoded by the coding sequence ATGTTCAAAAGTACTCTTAAAAAGAAAAGTTCAATAAATATTATACCAATGGTTGATGTAATATTTTTCTTGCTTGTCTTTTTTATGCTTTTTACAACTTTTAGAACAAATCCTCAGGGAATTGATATGCAGCTTCCAACTGCTGTTACTGCAACAGATCAGAGCGAGACGAATTTTATAGTTGAAATAGATGCTGATGGTTCATATTATTTTGAGGGTGAAACATTAACTTTAGCTCAAATTATTTCTGAAGCAGAATTAAGAAATCAGGATAATGAAGGGCAGTTGACAATAATTATTAGCGCAGATAAAGAAACTAGATATGATAATGTAGTTGCATTAATTGATCAAATGAGGGATGCTGGAATATATAGACTTGCACTTGCAGCAGAAAAAGATGGCAGTTAA
- a CDS encoding MotA/TolQ/ExbB proton channel family protein translates to MIGLNFTRFFNLFTLGGPMTLPLLIASVFSLAVIIEKTIFFARNKDNNFRLIKRIEILVEEGDILSALNELKGKKSTNAKLISTALAHNSEDPARLREVLQAVGEDEIKKMEKHLPILDVVAMISPLLGLLGTVIGIISSFNILGTAAGAANPAQISSGIAAALISTALGLIIAIPTAIFYSYFSHMVERKAHNMNLSMVEIIDVVSNNRGEENVQKYS, encoded by the coding sequence GTGATCGGATTGAATTTTACCCGTTTTTTTAATTTATTTACATTAGGTGGACCAATGACATTACCACTATTAATTGCTTCGGTCTTTAGTTTAGCGGTAATAATAGAAAAAACAATTTTCTTTGCCAGAAATAAAGATAATAATTTTCGACTAATAAAGAGAATAGAAATACTTGTTGAAGAAGGAGATATTTTAAGTGCTTTAAATGAGCTTAAAGGTAAAAAAAGCACAAATGCAAAATTAATTTCAACTGCTTTAGCTCATAATAGTGAAGATCCTGCACGGCTCCGGGAAGTGCTGCAGGCAGTTGGTGAAGATGAGATTAAGAAAATGGAGAAGCATTTACCAATTCTTGATGTAGTTGCAATGATCTCACCACTTTTAGGTCTTTTAGGTACTGTAATTGGAATTATTAGCAGTTTTAATATTCTTGGAACTGCTGCTGGAGCAGCCAATCCAGCTCAGATCAGTTCTGGAATAGCTGCTGCTTTAATTAGTACTGCTTTAGGATTAATTATTGCTATACCTACTGCTATTTTTTATTCATATTTCTCTCATATGGTAGAAAGGAAAGCCCATAATATGAATTTAAGCATGGTAGAGATTATTGATGTTGTTTCCAATAATCGAGGTGAAGAAAATGTTCAAAAGTACTCTTAA
- a CDS encoding sensor histidine kinase, whose protein sequence is MSKLGKKLFIIFLILVVFSMLLVGLFINYSIGERFDDFINLQQQESIEELLEMLRENFEAGSRNEINSLLNNFVRTHRIPVWLEDRDGNIIFAPTQHHQMMRRMMGDSHMVTERSDFLPGQSRREEIYVEDSLQATLYWQEVSSREQIDSELYNYFRRNVFQAIIFSALIVIVLVIIISFIISRIITEPLIKLKNAAFKVAEGDFDQKISNNGDDELAELITAFNQMTEKLVKLEKIRKESASDLAHELRTPITTIKGYIEAFEDGKISLNQENLDELKEEIARMVSLIEKLKEFAEAQNKIFNLQKEQIEINKLIKNVSKKKLKQIESKNIKLNLELEKELIIEADKDSLIQILNNLIENAVKYNRDNGKITIKSCQRDNNIIIQISDTGYGISREDLPYIFERFYRADKSRSSENGGTGIGLAVTKELIEAHGAKIEVDSNNNGSIFKIIFPV, encoded by the coding sequence ATGTCTAAACTTGGTAAAAAATTATTTATAATCTTTTTAATACTTGTTGTTTTCTCTATGCTTTTAGTAGGTCTTTTTATCAATTATTCGATCGGAGAAAGATTTGATGATTTTATTAACTTACAACAGCAGGAAAGTATAGAAGAACTCTTAGAGATGCTAAGAGAAAACTTTGAAGCTGGTTCAAGAAATGAGATAAACTCACTCTTAAATAATTTTGTGAGAACCCATAGAATCCCAGTCTGGCTTGAAGACAGAGATGGCAATATAATATTTGCTCCAACTCAACATCATCAAATGATGAGAAGGATGATGGGAGATTCTCATATGGTGACTGAAAGAAGTGATTTTCTACCTGGACAAAGTAGAAGAGAAGAAATTTATGTTGAAGACAGCCTTCAGGCTACTTTATACTGGCAGGAAGTTAGCTCTCGTGAGCAGATTGATTCAGAACTTTATAATTATTTTAGAAGAAATGTTTTTCAGGCTATAATCTTTAGTGCTTTAATAGTGATAGTTCTGGTAATAATTATTTCTTTTATAATCTCTAGAATAATAACTGAACCCTTAATCAAATTAAAAAATGCAGCTTTCAAAGTAGCAGAAGGTGATTTTGACCAAAAAATTTCTAATAATGGGGATGATGAATTAGCAGAATTAATAACAGCATTTAATCAAATGACAGAAAAATTAGTGAAATTAGAAAAAATACGTAAAGAATCGGCATCTGATCTTGCTCATGAATTAAGAACTCCAATTACTACGATCAAGGGATATATTGAAGCATTTGAAGATGGCAAAATTTCTTTAAACCAGGAAAATCTTGATGAACTTAAAGAAGAAATTGCAAGGATGGTATCTTTAATAGAGAAATTAAAAGAATTTGCTGAAGCTCAAAATAAGATTTTTAATCTACAGAAAGAGCAAATAGAAATTAACAAACTGATTAAAAATGTAAGCAAAAAAAAGCTAAAGCAGATTGAATCTAAAAATATAAAATTGAATCTAGAATTGGAAAAAGAACTAATAATTGAGGCAGATAAAGATAGCTTGATTCAAATATTAAATAACTTAATTGAAAATGCTGTCAAATATAACCGAGATAATGGAAAGATTACAATTAAAAGTTGCCAAAGAGATAATAATATTATTATTCAAATTTCTGATACGGGTTATGGAATTTCTAGAGAAGATTTACCATATATTTTTGAAAGATTTTATAGAGCAGATAAATCTCGTTCTTCTGAAAATGGTGGAACCGGGATTGGACTTGCGGTTACAAAAGAATTAATTGAAGCTCATGGTGCAAAAATAGAGGTGGATAGTAATAATAATGGTAGTATTTTCAAAATTATTTTCCCAGTCTAA
- a CDS encoding response regulator transcription factor: MDKILIVEDEYKIRKIITSYLEEDYEVYEAENGEKALKLFADNNFNLIILDLMIPKLSGEKVCQKIRQSSQIPIIMLTAKSSEENKIDGFNYGTDDYITKPFSPRELKARIKAVLRRSNDSNKASIITLKDGNIKIYPEEMVVKQDNDNCDLTSTEFKILMELINNARQVLSREQLANKVMGLEFSGFDRTIDTHIKNIRKKLKLKKDEYIVTVYGAGYKFTGDI; this comes from the coding sequence ATGGATAAGATTTTAATAGTTGAAGATGAATATAAAATAAGAAAAATAATAACCTCCTATTTGGAAGAAGATTATGAGGTTTATGAAGCTGAGAATGGGGAAAAAGCACTGAAATTATTTGCCGATAATAATTTTAATTTAATAATCCTGGATTTAATGATCCCAAAATTAAGCGGCGAAAAAGTCTGTCAAAAAATAAGGCAAAGTTCACAAATTCCTATTATAATGCTCACCGCTAAAAGTAGTGAAGAAAATAAAATTGATGGTTTTAATTATGGAACTGATGATTATATCACTAAACCATTTAGCCCTCGTGAACTTAAAGCAAGAATAAAGGCAGTTCTAAGAAGAAGCAATGACAGCAATAAAGCAAGCATAATAACTTTAAAAGATGGTAATATAAAAATATATCCAGAAGAAATGGTTGTTAAACAGGATAATGATAATTGTGATTTAACCTCAACTGAATTCAAAATATTAATGGAATTAATAAATAATGCCAGGCAAGTATTAAGTAGAGAACAATTAGCGAATAAGGTAATGGGTTTAGAATTCAGTGGTTTTGATAGAACTATTGATACACACATAAAAAATATTCGCAAAAAACTTAAACTAAAAAAAGATGAATATATAGTCACTGTTTACGGAGCAGGTTATAAGTTTACCGGTGATATTTAA